The segment CTGCCGGGTGCGATGCCTGAAGACGAGCGGCATCATCACCACGATCGCAGGAAATGCGATCGCCGCCGCCGCGGATAAGCCCGCTCTCTGGACCAACCCGCGCCTCGGCGACGGCGGCTCGGCGCTCAAGGCCCTGCTCAACTTCCCCGCCGGCACGGCCATCGGGCCGGGCGGGGCGCTCTACATCAGCGACACGCTAAACCAGCGGATCCGCAGGCTCTGGCTCTGAGCCGAAAAAGAGGCCCCCTCGCCGGCGTCGGCGAGGGGGCTGGCTTCTTAGTAGACCTCGGTGAACTCGCCCATCCGGCGGTACTTCTGGTACCGGTTCTCAAGGAGCTGCCAGGTGGGGACCCGCATCAGGTCGGCCAGCTGCTCCGAGAGGGCCGCGGCCAGGTGCTTCGCGCTCAGGACGGGGTCCTTGTGGCAGCCTCCAAGCGGCTCCGGGATGACGCCGTCGATCACCTCGAACGCCATCAGGTCGCTCGAGGTGAGCTTGAGGATCTCGGCCGCCCGAGGAGCCATGCCGGCGTCCTTCCAGAGGATCGCAGCACAGCCCTCGGGCGAGATGACGCCGTAGTAGGCGTGCTCGAACATCAGGACGCGATCGCCCATGCCGATGCCGATGGCGCCGCCGCTCGACCCCTCCCCGATGACCACCGAGATGATGGGCGTCTCGAGGGTGGCCATCTGGGCGAGGCTCTCGGCGATGGCGATGGACTGGCCGCGCTCCTCGGCGGCGATGCCGGGGTAGGCGCCCTGGGTGTCGATCAGGGTGATGATCGGCATGCCGAACTTGGCCGCGTGCGCCATCAGGCGCTGGGCCTTGCGGTAGCCCTCGGGGTGGGCCATGCCGAAGTTGCGAAGGATGTTCTCCTTGGTGTCGCGCCCCTTCTGGTGGCCGATGAACATGACGCTCTGGCCCTCGAAGCGGCCGATGCCGCCCACGATGGCCCGGTCGTCGTAGCCCATGCGATCGCCGTGCATCTCGAAGAATTCCTCGGAGATGGACTGGATGTAGTCCAGGGCGGTGGGCCGCGCCGGATGACGGGCGATCTGGATGCGCTGGAGCGGGGTGAGGCCCTCGTAGATGGCCCGCCGGATGTTCTGGGCGCGCTCCTCGAGGCGGCGGACCTCCTCGCTCAGGTCCACCTCGCCGGAGCCGGCGAGCTTCTTGAACTCGGAGATCTTCTCTTCCAGCTCGAGCAGGGGCTGCTCGAACTCCAGGGAAATCGTGCGCTTCTTGGTCTGCGACATGCTGCCTCTAATTCCTCACCGCTTCGAGCTTGCGGACGTGATGCAGGGCGATGAGCTGGCCGATCGTGTCGCGCAGGCGAGGGCGCGGCACGATCTGGTCGATCTGCCCGTGCTTGAAGACCCACTCGGCCGTCTGGAAGTCGGCCGGAGCCTTCTGGCGGATGGTCGCCTCGATGACGCGGCGGCCCGCGAAGCCGATGATGGCGCCGGGCTCGGCCAGGATGAGGTCGGCCTGGTTGGCGAAGCTCGCGCTCACCCCGCCCGTGGTCGGGTTGGAGAGGACGCTGATGTACAGGAGGCCCTCCTTGGCGAAGCGCGCGAGCGCCGCGCTGGTCTTGGCCATCTGCATCAGCGAGAGGGTCCCCTCCTGCATGCGGGCGCCGCCCGAGGCGGCCACCAGCACCAAGGGCAGGCGGCGCTCGATGCTCTCCTCGACGGTTCGGGTGAGCTTCTCGCCCATCACCGAGCCCATGGAGCCGCCCATGAAGGCGAAGTCCATGCACGCGATGCTCAGGCCGTGGCCGTTGATCGTCCCCTGGCCGGTGATGACGCTGTCCCCGTCACCCGCCTTGGCGCGGCTCTCGATCAGGCGCTGGGCGTAGGGCTTGCTGTCCACGAAGGCGAGCGGATCCACCGAGCGCAGCTGGGTGTGGGTCTCGCGGAACGAGCCGGGATCGAGCAGCTGCAGGATGCGCTCGCGGCCGCCGACCCTGAAGTGGTGGCCGCACTTGGGGCAGACGTTGAGGTTGGCGCTAAGGTCCTTGGTGAACAGGGCCTCCGTGCAGGCATCGCACTTGGTCCAGAGGCCGTCGGCCACCTCGCGCTTCTCGCGATCGGTGTCGACCAGCTGGCCTTTGCGGCGCGCGGCGAACCAGTCCCTTAGTGACGACATGAAAACTCCTTCGCGTATTTCCCCTCGCCGAACGTCGGCCGCGACGGCCGCCGGAGCCCGGCTGGCGGGCAAGACGCCTCATTATACGCGGGCTCCAGGGGCTTGTACACTCGCACGGCAAGCAAGCTTAATTCAGGGGTCACGCAACCTTTACTCGCGCTTTACCGGATCCCCGCCCCCTGCGCCGACAAGACGGGTAATGCCGGTTGTTCTTGGAGGGCGCCCCATGGCCGTACGTCTCGATTCGATCCAGTCCTACCAGCGCCCCCGCGTGCTGGCCGGCGGCGGCGTGCAGAAGCCCGGGGTCATCCAGATGCCCTCGCCGAACTTCAACGACCGTCCCGGCGGCAGCAAGGACATCTCGGCCATCGTCCTGCATCACACCTCGGGCGGCACCCTCGAGAGCAACGCCAACTACTTCAAGAACCCCTCGGCCGAGGTCAGCTCCCACTACATCGTGGGCAAGGACGGCCGCATCGTGCAGTCGGTCGCCGACGGCAAGCGCGCCTGGCACGCCGGCACCAGCGACTTCAAGGGCCGCAACGACGTCAACGACTTCAGCCTCGGCATCGAGATCGTCAACTCGGGCTCCGGCAGCGACCCCTTCACCGATGCCCAGTACCGGGGCCTGATCGACCTGGTCGCCTGGATGTGCCAGACCTACAACATCTCGCTCGACCGCATCACCGGCCACAAGGACATCGCCCTGCCCCGCGGCCGCAAGAACGATCCGGCCGCCAACTTCGACTGGAGCCGCGTGCGCGCGGGCGTCGAGGCCAAGCTCAAGGGCCGCTCGGCACCCGCCGCGAGCCAGCCCAAGCCCGTCGCGAAGCCCGCCTCGGCTTCGGGCGATCAGGGCCTCTACGCCGTCAAGGACGGCGACACCCTCTACGGCATCGCCAAGAAGCAGCTCGGCAACGGCAACCGCTGGCCCGAGATCTACGACCTCAACAAGGACAAGATCAAGGACCCCAACGTCATCGGCATCGGCATGGCCCTTCGCATGCCCGGCGGCGCCAAGCCCACCACCACCGTCCAGGGCACCTACACCGTCAAGGACGGCGACACCCTCTACGGCATCGCCAAGAGGCTGCTCGGCGACGGCACCCGCTGGCCCGAGCTCTACGAGCTGAACAAGGACAAGATCAAGGACCCCAACGTGATCTACCCCGGCATGGTCCTGCGCCTGTCGGCCGAGAGCGCCAAGCCCGAGGCCCCCAAACAGGAGACCAAGCCCGCGCCCCAGAAGCCCGAGCCCCCCAAGGCCCCGGACCTGAGCGCCAACCCCATCGGCAAGCTCCCCACGGTGCCCGGCACCCAGCCCTCGAAGCCCGCACAGCCCCCGGTCTCGCAGCCAAAGCCTCCCGTCACCCAGCCCGTGGCGCCCGGCGAGGTCGGTCTTTCCGGCGGCCTGCGCATCGGCGGCGGCCTGGCGCAGAACTACCTGAACTCGCCCATCTCGAGCGGCGGCATCGCGACCGGCGTGATGAAGGGCGGCTTCCTCTACGGCCTCCCCGGCCTGCTCAAGCGCAACTTCGCGGTCGCCGCCGTCGTCTCGGGCGCCACCAACCTGATGGACTTCATCAAGGGTCGCGTCACCGGCAAGCAGGCGGCCGCCGGCTTCGCCGCGGACACCGCGGCCTACACCGGCATCGGCGCCGCCTCGAGCGCCATCGGCGCGGCCGTCGGCAGCGTGCTCGGCCCGGTGGGCACCCTCGGCGGCTTCCTGGTCGGCAGCGTCGTGGGCCTCGGCCTCGGCTGGGCCTACGAGAAGTTCGGCCGCAGCAAGCTCGTCGGGGCGATCGCCGGCCTCATCGGCAAGTAAAAGTCGCTCCAAGTAAAAGGACGCCTCCGCTCGGGGGCGTCCTTTTACTTGGACTACTCGATCACTTCCAGCGAGGCCGTGCTCACCAGGCGTCCTGAGCGGACCGAAAGGATGGCCGAGCCCGTGCCCGTCGCGGTGAAGACGGTGCTGGAGCCCGTCGCGGGGAAGAAGGTGCCCTCGGCCGGGAGGGTCGCCCCGCTCTGATCCGCCGTCAGCAGGGTCCACTCCACGTTGGGCGCGGGCTCCGGGCCAGCCGAGGAGCTCGCCGAGACGCTCAGGGCGATCGGCTGGCCGAGCGTCACCGCCCCGGGGAACGGCGCGATGGCCGAGAGGGCGCTGAGCGTCCAGAAGGCGCCGCTCGGCTCGCTCGGCACCCCGTCCACCCGGACCACGATGCTCCCGCTCGCCACCCCCTCGGGCACCGTGACGCGCAGGCGCTCCTCATCGACCCGGTACAGGCCCGGAGCCTCGAGGCCGTCGAAGGTAACCGAAACGGGCTTGTTGGCGGCCGCCCCGAAGCCGCTGCCCACGAGCTCGATCGTCGCCCCCGGGCCTGCGTTGAGGGGATACGCGCTCAGCGCCGGGACGAAGCGCGGCGCCAAGTGCACGGCAAGCGGCTGCCGCTGGTTGACCTTCACCGACGCGGTGGCCGCCCCCTCGGCCACCACGTCGAAGTCCTGGTAGGCCTTGACCTCGACCCGCAAATCATCACCGGCGGGCACCGCCAGCTGCGCCTGGCTGGTCTGGTTCCCCGCGGCCTTCTCGAGGTCGTGCGACACCAGCAGCGAGGCATTCGCATCCAGGACGCGCACCCGGATCAGATTGGCGCTGTAAGGGATGAGCTGGATCTGGCGCGGCCAGCGCACGGTGATGACCAGCTGGCCCATCGCGGCCGGCGCGTCGGCCGCGGGCCCGTCGCCCGTCGCCGGGCTCAGCGCGCGCAGGGCAGGCGAGGCGCAGGCGCAAAGGAGCAGGCACAGCGTCGAGGCGGCGATGGGACGGACAAGGCGCATGGCTACCGGGCCTCCTAATCGATGACGAGATCAAGCAGGCCATCGGCCTTGACCGTGACGGTGACGCTCGCGGTGCGATCGGGGTCTCGGCGCGCGGCGGCCGTGACGCGCACCGTCCCGACCTGCCGGGCGCTCACCAGCCCGCCCGCGACGGTGACTGCCGGGCCGCTCACGCTCCAGCTCACGTCGTGATCGGTGCTCCCGTCGCCGTAGCGGACGGTGGCGACCAGCTGAACGGACGAGGGCAGGACCCCCACCTGGTCGGGATCCGCCGGGGGCAGGTTCAGGGTCGCCTCGCCCGGCGTGAGCGTCACGGTGCTCACGGCGACGGTGGGGGCCGGGGTCGGGGCGCGCGTGGGGGTCGGGCTCGGCGCGGGCGAGCCGGTCTCGGTCCCGCCCCCCACCTGCACCGGGGTGGGCGTCGGCGCGGGCGTCACGAAGATCGGGGTGGGCGTCGGCGCCGGCGTGCGGATCGGGGCAACGGTCGGCTGCGGGTCCTCGCTCGGAGCGACGTTTCCGGCCCCCGGCGCGAGCCCCGTCGTCGTGACGGGGTCGTCGGCCGGGCAAGCCGCGAGGAGGGCCGCGATCGCCACGATCGCGAGGCCCCATCCGAACCGAACCCTGCTGCTCGTCACCACGTCGCCTCAGTAGGTCGCGCCGTAAACCCGGCCCGCGTTCGAGCCGGGCGGCAGGGCCCCGGTAAGCGCGCGGTAGAACACCTTGATGGTGCCGCCCGAGACGGCGCTCGTCGCACCCGCACCGCCGTCGCCGCCGGGAAAAATCGAGAACCCGCCGCTGTCGATGGCGGCAAAGGAGCCGTTTGCGCCGTTGGCGCCGCCGCGCGCGTCCATGGTGCCCTGCAGGGTCACCTGAGGGGCCTGCAGCACGATCGAACCGCCCGAGCCCCCCCCTCCGCCGCCGGAGCCTGGGGTGTTGTTGGCCCCGCCCCCGCCGCCCGCTGCCCCCACGACGATGAGCTTGGCCGTGTTCGCGACGCTCAGGGCGCTTCCCGCCTTGAGGACGATGGCCCCGCCGCCGGCTCCTCCGCCGGCACCGGCCGTGTACTCCCCGGCGCCGCCGAGCCTCGCGGCGTTCCCGCCCGCGCCGCCCGAGCCCAGGACCCAGCTCGCATCCGTCGAGACATCGGCCGAGGGCAGGTAGGATCCCGCCGGACCGCCCTTCCCGTCCTCGGCGATGGCCAGGGTCCCGGGCGCCCAGCCCAGCCCGCGCGTCGCAGCGCCGAAGACGCCGCCTCCCGTGCCACCGGCCCCGCCGCCGCCCCGGCCCGCGCTGCCGCCCGATCCGCCGCCGCCCGCGCCATAGCCCGCCGCGCCGGTGCCACCCCCGTTGTCGTCATAGCCGCCCAGGCCGCCACCGTAAGGGGCGGCCCCGCCGGCGCGCGTGGGGATGGCCAGGGGGCCCCAGCTCGGGTTGCCGTAGGCTTCGCCGCCCGCCGTCGTCGCATCGTTCCCTGCCGAGGCCGTCGCGACGGGGCCATCGGCGCCCCCGCCGCCCGCGCCGCCGAAGTAGCCGCCGCGACCGCCCGCGCCCGAGACGCAGCCTCCGCCGCCGGCCGCCCCGTAGCCGAGGCCGCCGCTGGTGAACCCGCCGTTGCCCGAAAGGCCCGCGACGCCGCCGCGACCGTACTCGGCCGTGATGGAGCCGCCGGGGCCGCCGCCGTAACCGCGCCCCGCCCCGTCGATGGTGCCGTTCACGGTGATGGTGTTGGCGTAGAGACCGAGCCAGCCGTCCTTGGGGGAGCGGACCCGCTGATCGTACATGGAGGCGCCTTCCCCGATGGCGTCCGCCCTTCCGAAGGGCTGCACGTAGGTCGTCGTCCCGTTCGCGATCGAAACCGTCTCGAAGTAGTGGTTGCCGAAGAACTGGGTCTTGTTGCTGCCTGCCGGGAAGTTGACCGAGTAGCCCGCGTCCGAGGCGTTGCGCACCCCGCTGGTCGTCGCCCCGTCCCAGGAAGCCCCCTCGGCCACCTGGACCCCGTCGCTGATGACGGTCGTCCCGTTCCCGGTCGCGAGCACCGGCGTCACGCTCACGTAGTAGGTCGCCCCCGCCCAGGCCCCCGCCAGGCTGAGGGCGTCCGTCCGGCAACTGGTGCCCAAGCCCACGGGCCGGTCGGCCATGACGTCG is part of the Pantanalinema sp. genome and harbors:
- a CDS encoding acetyl-CoA carboxylase carboxyltransferase subunit alpha; protein product: MSQTKKRTISLEFEQPLLELEEKISEFKKLAGSGEVDLSEEVRRLEERAQNIRRAIYEGLTPLQRIQIARHPARPTALDYIQSISEEFFEMHGDRMGYDDRAIVGGIGRFEGQSVMFIGHQKGRDTKENILRNFGMAHPEGYRKAQRLMAHAAKFGMPIITLIDTQGAYPGIAAEERGQSIAIAESLAQMATLETPIISVVIGEGSSGGAIGIGMGDRVLMFEHAYYGVISPEGCAAILWKDAGMAPRAAEILKLTSSDLMAFEVIDGVIPEPLGGCHKDPVLSAKHLAAALSEQLADLMRVPTWQLLENRYQKYRRMGEFTEVY
- the accD gene encoding acetyl-CoA carboxylase, carboxyltransferase subunit beta; protein product: MSSLRDWFAARRKGQLVDTDREKREVADGLWTKCDACTEALFTKDLSANLNVCPKCGHHFRVGGRERILQLLDPGSFRETHTQLRSVDPLAFVDSKPYAQRLIESRAKAGDGDSVITGQGTINGHGLSIACMDFAFMGGSMGSVMGEKLTRTVEESIERRLPLVLVAASGGARMQEGTLSLMQMAKTSAALARFAKEGLLYISVLSNPTTGGVSASFANQADLILAEPGAIIGFAGRRVIEATIRQKAPADFQTAEWVFKHGQIDQIVPRPRLRDTIGQLIALHHVRKLEAVRN
- a CDS encoding N-acetylmuramoyl-L-alanine amidase, yielding MAVRLDSIQSYQRPRVLAGGGVQKPGVIQMPSPNFNDRPGGSKDISAIVLHHTSGGTLESNANYFKNPSAEVSSHYIVGKDGRIVQSVADGKRAWHAGTSDFKGRNDVNDFSLGIEIVNSGSGSDPFTDAQYRGLIDLVAWMCQTYNISLDRITGHKDIALPRGRKNDPAANFDWSRVRAGVEAKLKGRSAPAASQPKPVAKPASASGDQGLYAVKDGDTLYGIAKKQLGNGNRWPEIYDLNKDKIKDPNVIGIGMALRMPGGAKPTTTVQGTYTVKDGDTLYGIAKRLLGDGTRWPELYELNKDKIKDPNVIYPGMVLRLSAESAKPEAPKQETKPAPQKPEPPKAPDLSANPIGKLPTVPGTQPSKPAQPPVSQPKPPVTQPVAPGEVGLSGGLRIGGGLAQNYLNSPISSGGIATGVMKGGFLYGLPGLLKRNFAVAAVVSGATNLMDFIKGRVTGKQAAAGFAADTAAYTGIGAASSAIGAAVGSVLGPVGTLGGFLVGSVVGLGLGWAYEKFGRSKLVGAIAGLIGK